One window of Amaranthus tricolor cultivar Red isolate AtriRed21 chromosome 13, ASM2621246v1, whole genome shotgun sequence genomic DNA carries:
- the LOC130798120 gene encoding AT-hook motif nuclear-localized protein 10 isoform X1: MSGSELGLMDNIGMQKSPVIMSQPGVHSMQISFGADGNPVYKPVTGNGNGEGMNINMTMGEPLKKKRGRPRKYAPEGSAPPPVHVTKNQPCSGGFSLSRQQLSEVIPAQHQVQRQHQPTPPPLHTVSVEVGSSPSKKGRGRPLGSGKKNQMDAVGGSPGIGFTPHVITVNAGEDVASRIMSFSQSGPRAICILSAIGTISNVTIRQSATCGGSVTYEGRFEILSLSGSFMLADSGGPQSRSGGLSVSLAGSDGRVFGGGVAGLLIAESPVQVIVGSFIAENRREQKIGNLTEPFTPGRPHAAAGPTGPSSPTSRGTLSESSGGPGSPLNQSTGAVTSVDMSSLPWK; encoded by the exons ATGTCGGGATCTGAGTTAGGATTGATGGATAATATTGGGATGCAGAAGTCGCCGGTGATAATGTCGCAGCCGGGAGTACATAGCATGCAGATTAGTTTCGGTGCTGACGGTAATCCGGTCTATAAGCCGGTAACTGGTAATGGAAATGGCGAGGGAATGAACATTAACATGACAATGGGGGAGCCATTAAAGAAGAAGAGAGGTCGGCCTAGAAAGTATGCCCCAGAAGGTTCTGCTCCACCTCCTGTTCACGTGACAAAAAATCAACCGTGTTCTGGGGGGTTCTCTTTATCGCGACAGCAGCTATCGGAGGTGATTCCGGCTCAACATCAGGTTCAGCGGCAACACCAGCCGACACCACCTCCTCTGCACACTGTTTCTGTGGAGGTGGGATCATCGCCATCAAAAAAGGGTCGAGGAAGACCCCTTGGTTCTGGAAAAAAGAACCAAATGGATGCTGTTGGTG GTTCACCTGGAATTGGTTTTACTCCACATGTCATTACTGTCAATGCTGGCGAG GATGTAGCTTCTAGGATCATGTCATTTTCTCAAAGTGGTCCAAGGGCTATCTGCATTCTTTCTGCAATTGGTACTATATCAAACGTGACCATTCGTCAGTCGGCGACCTGTGGAGGATCTGTGACATATGAG GGGCGGTTTGAAATTTTGTCGCTCTCAGGGTCCTTCATGCTTGCAGATAGTGGTGGTCCACAAAGCAGAAGTGGTGGTTTAAGTGTCTCCTTAGCAGGGAGCGATGGCCGTGTCTTTGGTGGTGGTGTTGCCGGTCTCTTGATTGCTGAATCCCCGGTACAG GTTATCGTGGGCAGTTTTATTGCAGAAAATCGGAGAGAACAAAAGATTGGTAATCTCACTGAACCGTTCACTCCGGGCAGGCCTCACGCTGCAGCTGGACCAACAGGGCCCAGCAGCCCAACATCGCGAGGGACTTTAAGTGAATCTTCGGGTGGACCTGGAAGCCCACTTAATCAAAGTACAGGAGCTGTTACTTCAGTTGACATGTCAAGCCTTCCATGGAAGTAA
- the LOC130798120 gene encoding AT-hook motif nuclear-localized protein 10 isoform X2 — translation MSGSELGLMDNIGMQKSPVIMSQPGVHSMQISFGADGNPVYKPVTGNGNGEGMNINMTMGEPLKKKRGRPRKYAPEGSAPPPVHVTKNQPCSGGFSLSRQQLSEVIPAQHQVQRQHQPTPPPLHTVSVEVGSSPSKKGRGRPLGSGKKNQMDAVGGSPGIGFTPHVITVNAGEDVASRIMSFSQSGPRAICILSAIGTISNVTIRQSATCGGSVTYEGRFEILSLSGSFMLADSGGPQSRSGGLSVSLAGSDGRVFGGGVAGLLIAESPVIVGSFIAENRREQKIGNLTEPFTPGRPHAAAGPTGPSSPTSRGTLSESSGGPGSPLNQSTGAVTSVDMSSLPWK, via the exons ATGTCGGGATCTGAGTTAGGATTGATGGATAATATTGGGATGCAGAAGTCGCCGGTGATAATGTCGCAGCCGGGAGTACATAGCATGCAGATTAGTTTCGGTGCTGACGGTAATCCGGTCTATAAGCCGGTAACTGGTAATGGAAATGGCGAGGGAATGAACATTAACATGACAATGGGGGAGCCATTAAAGAAGAAGAGAGGTCGGCCTAGAAAGTATGCCCCAGAAGGTTCTGCTCCACCTCCTGTTCACGTGACAAAAAATCAACCGTGTTCTGGGGGGTTCTCTTTATCGCGACAGCAGCTATCGGAGGTGATTCCGGCTCAACATCAGGTTCAGCGGCAACACCAGCCGACACCACCTCCTCTGCACACTGTTTCTGTGGAGGTGGGATCATCGCCATCAAAAAAGGGTCGAGGAAGACCCCTTGGTTCTGGAAAAAAGAACCAAATGGATGCTGTTGGTG GTTCACCTGGAATTGGTTTTACTCCACATGTCATTACTGTCAATGCTGGCGAG GATGTAGCTTCTAGGATCATGTCATTTTCTCAAAGTGGTCCAAGGGCTATCTGCATTCTTTCTGCAATTGGTACTATATCAAACGTGACCATTCGTCAGTCGGCGACCTGTGGAGGATCTGTGACATATGAG GGGCGGTTTGAAATTTTGTCGCTCTCAGGGTCCTTCATGCTTGCAGATAGTGGTGGTCCACAAAGCAGAAGTGGTGGTTTAAGTGTCTCCTTAGCAGGGAGCGATGGCCGTGTCTTTGGTGGTGGTGTTGCCGGTCTCTTGATTGCTGAATCCCCG GTTATCGTGGGCAGTTTTATTGCAGAAAATCGGAGAGAACAAAAGATTGGTAATCTCACTGAACCGTTCACTCCGGGCAGGCCTCACGCTGCAGCTGGACCAACAGGGCCCAGCAGCCCAACATCGCGAGGGACTTTAAGTGAATCTTCGGGTGGACCTGGAAGCCCACTTAATCAAAGTACAGGAGCTGTTACTTCAGTTGACATGTCAAGCCTTCCATGGAAGTAA
- the LOC130798119 gene encoding uncharacterized protein LOC130798119 isoform X1 yields MKTNEEEGIEGKTFVVTGGMGFVGATLCLELIRKGAREVRILDLVCSSPSSCLLSQPAVVCILGDITHEENVKTALQGADCVFHIASFGNSGKEMLQTRRIHEVNIEGTRIILDVCLEFKIKRLVYVSTYNVVFGGKEIVNGDENLPYIPPHQHISPYARSKAFAERLVLSYNAKPFRENGGCLYTCAVRPAAVYGAGEVKTFPWIINYAKLRLLLFKVGDSSVKTDWIYVDNLVHGLLLASMGLLHEFPDKENHPIAAGNSYFISDGFPVNTFEFIQPLLDSLEYGQPGASLTVPCAFAFGKICWVFYTILYPFLNVSWLPQPLILPADVYQVGVTHYFCQKKAREELGYVPRVSPQEGMSIMISYWRHQKKNSLDCPSIYPWIFCVCGLSGLFAINFLPNVGPITLLNDIALFIFRSTRNIQIFSSIVAVAHTSEATFAWFLAKKVDRTNAKGWFWQTLLLATFSLRLLLKRAGPKTEQNTEKLLSN; encoded by the exons atgaAAACGAATGAGGAAGAAGGAATAGAAGGGAAGACATTTGTAGTAACTGGAGGAATGGGTTTTGTGGGCGCAACTCTTTGTCTTGAGCTTATTCGAAAAGGGGCTCGCGAGGTTCGAATTCTTGATCTCGTTTGTTCTTCACCTTCGTCTTGTCTACTTTCTCAACCTGCTGTTGTCTGCATCTTAG GGGATATTACTCATGAAGAGAATGTTAAGACAGCTCTACAAGGGGCAGACTGTGTTTTCCATATTGCTTCATTTGGTAATTCAGGCAAAGAAATGCTTCAAACTCGTCGAATCCATGAGGTCAATATTGAGGGAACTCGAATCATATTAGATGTCTGTCTGGAATTTAAGATCAAAAGGCTTGTTTATGTAAGTACTTATAATGTTGTTTTTGGAGGAAAAGAGATTGTAAATGGTGATGAAAATCTCCCTTATATTCCTCCACATCAACATATTAGTCCCTACGCTCGTAGTAAAGCTTTTGCAGAACGCCTAGTCCTCAGCTACAATGCTAAACCATTCAG GGAGAATGGTGGATGTCTGTATACCTGTGCAGTTCGACCTGCTGCTGTGTATGGAGCAGGTGAAGTGAAGACCTTCCCATGGATAATAAATTATGCAAAGTTACGTTTGCTGCTATTCAAAGTTGGTGATTCAAGTGTTAAAACAGACTGGATTTATGTGGATAATCTTGTTCATGGTCTTCTATTAGCCTCTATGGGACTCTTACATGAATTTCCTGACAAAGAAAACCATCCAATTGCTGCTGGAAACTCGTACTTTATCTCAGACG GGTTCCCAGTTAATACCTTTGAGTTCATCCAACCTTTGTTAGACAGCCTTGAGTATGGCCAGCCAGGAGCTTCATTGACTGTACCCTGTGCTTTTGCATTTGGAAAGATATGTTGGGTTTTCTACACCATTTTATACCCATTTCTCAATGTCTCTTGGCTTCCTCAGCCATTGATTCTTCCTGCAGATGTATACCAG GTGGGTGTAACTCATTATTTCTGTCAGAAGAAAGCTAGAGAAGAGTTGGGATATGTTCCAAGGGTGAGCCCACAGGAAGGCATGTCAATCATGATTTCTTATTGGCGACATCAAAAAAAGAACAGTCTAGATTGTCCTTCGATTTATCCATGGATATTTTGTGTGTGTGGATTGTCTGGTCTCTTTGCTATCAATTTCTTACCTAACGTTGGTCCTATAACTCTCCTTAATGACATAGCTCTCTTCATTTTCCGATCTACAAGGAATATTCAAATATTTTCTAGTATTGTTGCAGTTGCACATACATCCGAAGCCACATTTGCGTGGTTCTTAGCCAAGAAAGTCGACCGTACAAATGCAAAGGGTTGGTTTTGGCAAACTCTACTACTTGCAACATTTTCATTGCGTCTTCTGTTGAAGAGGGCAGGGCCTAAGACTGAACAAAACACTGAAAAATTGTTGTCAAACTAA
- the LOC130798119 gene encoding uncharacterized protein LOC130798119 isoform X2, translated as MLQTRRIHEVNIEGTRIILDVCLEFKIKRLVYVSTYNVVFGGKEIVNGDENLPYIPPHQHISPYARSKAFAERLVLSYNAKPFRENGGCLYTCAVRPAAVYGAGEVKTFPWIINYAKLRLLLFKVGDSSVKTDWIYVDNLVHGLLLASMGLLHEFPDKENHPIAAGNSYFISDGFPVNTFEFIQPLLDSLEYGQPGASLTVPCAFAFGKICWVFYTILYPFLNVSWLPQPLILPADVYQVGVTHYFCQKKAREELGYVPRVSPQEGMSIMISYWRHQKKNSLDCPSIYPWIFCVCGLSGLFAINFLPNVGPITLLNDIALFIFRSTRNIQIFSSIVAVAHTSEATFAWFLAKKVDRTNAKGWFWQTLLLATFSLRLLLKRAGPKTEQNTEKLLSN; from the exons ATGCTTCAAACTCGTCGAATCCATGAGGTCAATATTGAGGGAACTCGAATCATATTAGATGTCTGTCTGGAATTTAAGATCAAAAGGCTTGTTTATGTAAGTACTTATAATGTTGTTTTTGGAGGAAAAGAGATTGTAAATGGTGATGAAAATCTCCCTTATATTCCTCCACATCAACATATTAGTCCCTACGCTCGTAGTAAAGCTTTTGCAGAACGCCTAGTCCTCAGCTACAATGCTAAACCATTCAG GGAGAATGGTGGATGTCTGTATACCTGTGCAGTTCGACCTGCTGCTGTGTATGGAGCAGGTGAAGTGAAGACCTTCCCATGGATAATAAATTATGCAAAGTTACGTTTGCTGCTATTCAAAGTTGGTGATTCAAGTGTTAAAACAGACTGGATTTATGTGGATAATCTTGTTCATGGTCTTCTATTAGCCTCTATGGGACTCTTACATGAATTTCCTGACAAAGAAAACCATCCAATTGCTGCTGGAAACTCGTACTTTATCTCAGACG GGTTCCCAGTTAATACCTTTGAGTTCATCCAACCTTTGTTAGACAGCCTTGAGTATGGCCAGCCAGGAGCTTCATTGACTGTACCCTGTGCTTTTGCATTTGGAAAGATATGTTGGGTTTTCTACACCATTTTATACCCATTTCTCAATGTCTCTTGGCTTCCTCAGCCATTGATTCTTCCTGCAGATGTATACCAG GTGGGTGTAACTCATTATTTCTGTCAGAAGAAAGCTAGAGAAGAGTTGGGATATGTTCCAAGGGTGAGCCCACAGGAAGGCATGTCAATCATGATTTCTTATTGGCGACATCAAAAAAAGAACAGTCTAGATTGTCCTTCGATTTATCCATGGATATTTTGTGTGTGTGGATTGTCTGGTCTCTTTGCTATCAATTTCTTACCTAACGTTGGTCCTATAACTCTCCTTAATGACATAGCTCTCTTCATTTTCCGATCTACAAGGAATATTCAAATATTTTCTAGTATTGTTGCAGTTGCACATACATCCGAAGCCACATTTGCGTGGTTCTTAGCCAAGAAAGTCGACCGTACAAATGCAAAGGGTTGGTTTTGGCAAACTCTACTACTTGCAACATTTTCATTGCGTCTTCTGTTGAAGAGGGCAGGGCCTAAGACTGAACAAAACACTGAAAAATTGTTGTCAAACTAA
- the LOC130798120 gene encoding AT-hook motif nuclear-localized protein 10 isoform X3, protein MSGSELGLMDNIGMQKSPVIMSQPGVHSMQISFGADGNPVYKPVTGNGNGEGMNINMTMGEPLKKKRGRPRKYAPEGSAPPPVHVTKNQPCSGGFSLSRQQLSEVIPAQHQVQRQHQPTPPPLHTVSVEVGSSPSKKGRGRPLGSGKKNQMDAVGGSPGIGFTPHVITVNAGEDVASRIMSFSQSGPRAICILSAIGTISNVTIRQSATCGGSVTYEGRFEILSLSGSFMLADSGGPQSRSGGLSVSLAGSDGRVFGGGVAGLLIAESPVQCLLEAQAFKIKIMYEKTQKYIKYQPIYYEG, encoded by the exons ATGTCGGGATCTGAGTTAGGATTGATGGATAATATTGGGATGCAGAAGTCGCCGGTGATAATGTCGCAGCCGGGAGTACATAGCATGCAGATTAGTTTCGGTGCTGACGGTAATCCGGTCTATAAGCCGGTAACTGGTAATGGAAATGGCGAGGGAATGAACATTAACATGACAATGGGGGAGCCATTAAAGAAGAAGAGAGGTCGGCCTAGAAAGTATGCCCCAGAAGGTTCTGCTCCACCTCCTGTTCACGTGACAAAAAATCAACCGTGTTCTGGGGGGTTCTCTTTATCGCGACAGCAGCTATCGGAGGTGATTCCGGCTCAACATCAGGTTCAGCGGCAACACCAGCCGACACCACCTCCTCTGCACACTGTTTCTGTGGAGGTGGGATCATCGCCATCAAAAAAGGGTCGAGGAAGACCCCTTGGTTCTGGAAAAAAGAACCAAATGGATGCTGTTGGTG GTTCACCTGGAATTGGTTTTACTCCACATGTCATTACTGTCAATGCTGGCGAG GATGTAGCTTCTAGGATCATGTCATTTTCTCAAAGTGGTCCAAGGGCTATCTGCATTCTTTCTGCAATTGGTACTATATCAAACGTGACCATTCGTCAGTCGGCGACCTGTGGAGGATCTGTGACATATGAG GGGCGGTTTGAAATTTTGTCGCTCTCAGGGTCCTTCATGCTTGCAGATAGTGGTGGTCCACAAAGCAGAAGTGGTGGTTTAAGTGTCTCCTTAGCAGGGAGCGATGGCCGTGTCTTTGGTGGTGGTGTTGCCGGTCTCTTGATTGCTGAATCCCCGGTACAG TGCTTGCTAGAAGCTCAAGccttcaaaatcaaaataatgtaTGAGAAAACCCAGAAATATATCAAGTATCAACCAATATATTATGAAGGCTGA